In Geobacter anodireducens, a genomic segment contains:
- a CDS encoding pilus assembly protein PilW — translation MTTFRPGGTKGYSLVEVLVVIVIFAIVTAGVSTVFLRGQQEYLVREGTVRMQQQARLAMAAMERDLRMTGYGLSDVGNLKIRFYNKGVGTVTGNYCAVVEANVFGSPKAAVPAADTDSIAIRYCDQPSDVMPDITLSGSVPPPSSSNTPVSSIDGINANDLIIIYDPTDLAKYGSILMVTDTTPAGGLSVKHGNGAGDGPLASFYNPSNPAVDLFPPGGYPVGAKVLRLAPEALRTVRYYVDADMNLRRQSQAGLTGAVEERLVAAGIEDFQVKYYFRDGTWLDAPVTDDPDHDVDKLRAVRISIIVRTAKPDRQYGAGDSIRLTGDDGNGVARSGGGYRRMVMSTTISLRNLAIRDM, via the coding sequence ATGACGACATTCCGGCCTGGTGGCACAAAGGGGTACAGCCTTGTGGAGGTGCTGGTGGTGATCGTGATCTTCGCGATTGTCACGGCCGGCGTTTCAACGGTATTCCTCCGCGGGCAGCAGGAATACCTTGTCCGGGAGGGGACCGTGCGGATGCAGCAGCAGGCCCGGCTGGCCATGGCCGCCATGGAGCGGGACCTGCGGATGACCGGCTACGGCCTGAGCGATGTGGGGAACCTGAAGATACGGTTTTACAACAAGGGGGTCGGTACGGTCACCGGCAACTATTGCGCAGTCGTCGAGGCAAACGTCTTCGGCTCCCCCAAGGCGGCAGTGCCGGCGGCGGATACCGATTCCATCGCCATCCGTTATTGCGATCAGCCCTCCGACGTGATGCCGGACATTACCCTGTCAGGAAGTGTCCCGCCGCCATCGTCGAGCAATACCCCGGTCAGCTCGATCGACGGGATTAACGCTAACGACCTGATCATCATCTATGATCCCACTGATCTTGCCAAGTACGGCTCAATCCTGATGGTAACGGACACGACACCCGCCGGCGGGCTGTCGGTCAAGCACGGCAACGGCGCGGGCGACGGGCCATTGGCCTCCTTCTACAATCCGTCCAACCCTGCCGTCGACCTGTTTCCACCGGGCGGCTATCCGGTCGGAGCCAAGGTGCTGAGACTGGCCCCCGAGGCCCTCCGCACCGTGAGGTACTACGTGGATGCCGACATGAACCTGCGCCGGCAGTCCCAGGCCGGCCTGACCGGCGCAGTGGAAGAGCGGTTGGTCGCCGCGGGGATCGAGGATTTTCAGGTCAAATATTACTTCCGGGATGGCACGTGGCTCGATGCTCCCGTCACCGACGACCCCGACCATGACGTCGACAAGCTGCGGGCAGTGCGGATCAGCATTATCGTGCGAACGGCAAAGCCTGATCGGCAGTACGGGGCCGGAGATTCCATCCGGCTCACCGGAGACGACGGCAACGGTGTGGCCCGGAGCGGGGGAGGATACCGCCGGATGGTGATGAGCACGACAATCTCGCTGCGAAACCTTGCCATCAGGGATATGTGA
- a CDS encoding pilus assembly protein PilV yields the protein MVKGCLSSQQGMSLVEMLIALLILVVGFLSVIMVLWMSINSGRFTRDMTVAASLGQDMLERFTARDSSSLPATGGAFKPYTSANAAAAGYVREVKVEDNVPEAGIKTVTVRIRWNSSGREKSRTFTMLKRDY from the coding sequence ATGGTCAAGGGATGTCTTTCGAGCCAGCAGGGCATGAGCCTCGTGGAGATGCTCATTGCGCTGCTGATTCTGGTGGTCGGCTTTCTGTCGGTCATCATGGTTCTCTGGATGTCCATCAATTCCGGCAGGTTCACCCGCGACATGACCGTGGCGGCCAGTCTCGGCCAGGACATGCTGGAGCGCTTCACTGCCAGGGATAGCAGTTCTTTGCCCGCCACCGGCGGCGCGTTCAAACCCTATACCAGCGCCAATGCGGCGGCTGCCGGCTATGTAAGAGAGGTCAAGGTGGAGGACAATGTCCCCGAGGCGGGGATCAAGACCGTTACGGTCAGAATCAGGTGGAACAGCAGCGGCCGCGAGAAATCGAGAACGTTCACCATGCTGAAGCGGGACTACTAG
- a CDS encoding pilus assembly protein PilX produces the protein MVRPLTNNRGAALALALVLMVVLSLMVAILYRTTLMDMLFSTHYQESQKAFFAAESGVKAGLAWLANQGSAPENQLNPAPWFSNTTTSRPTAATVWSDAEPVTADGVESGRFRYYIQHLKNAPASYAGGESAKLGTSTSAGAMVHYYRITSEGENRNATVTRHIQVVTTAAY, from the coding sequence ATGGTCCGTCCGCTGACAAACAACCGGGGAGCCGCCCTGGCGCTGGCCCTTGTTCTGATGGTGGTGCTTTCCCTGATGGTGGCGATCCTGTACCGGACAACCCTCATGGATATGCTCTTCAGCACCCATTACCAGGAATCACAGAAGGCTTTTTTTGCCGCCGAATCCGGGGTGAAGGCAGGCCTGGCGTGGCTGGCGAACCAGGGTTCCGCGCCCGAGAACCAGCTTAACCCGGCCCCGTGGTTCAGCAACACCACCACCTCCCGACCGACCGCAGCCACCGTATGGAGCGATGCCGAACCGGTCACGGCAGACGGTGTGGAGAGCGGCAGATTCCGCTACTACATCCAGCACCTGAAAAACGCGCCCGCCTCCTATGCGGGGGGCGAGAGCGCCAAGCTGGGGACATCCACGTCGGCCGGGGCCATGGTCCACTACTACCGGATTACGTCCGAAGGTGAAAACAGGAACGCCACTGTCACGAGGCACATCCAGGTGGTCACCACTGCGGCCTATTAG